The following are encoded together in the Xanthomonas sacchari genome:
- a CDS encoding penicillin acylase family protein: MPRISFPLATRLVALVVLPLLLGAAWLFVSLRASLPPEGELRLTRGVSAPVTITRDTNGVPHIRAASDMDAFFAVGYTHAQDRLWQLELQRRMARGRLSEIFGKESIETDVWFRTLGLYESARSAWPALSPEAQRSLTAYSAGVNAWIAERHPLPAEFRMLGIAPERWTELDSLAWIKVFALDLGGNFRREIDRYIASQALTSGQLAAFFPSYPADAPTTATASSDPQRLAALATFQHHLESAYALGGRNVGSNAWVVAGRHTKDGMALLANDPHLGLQIPSLWYAISVDAPTYKVSGMSLVGLPVAVLGRNAHIAWGGTNMMADAQDLFFERSDQSGERYEVDGGWQPFRTRTETLHVRADFPQQLRKQYAPVTFKVRQTRHGPVISDYYGVFDQPVALRWTALDPGDSSYEAFFRLNYATDWASFKAALAHHVAPAMNLLYIDRDGNIGYLGAGRIPIRKQGQGTLPSPGWDSANDWSGQVPAAAWPQSYNPPAGYIVNANNKVTSDDYPYLISYDWASPARARRIEQLLRQRIDTGQKLTVGDMQHIQADTVDLEASELMGELRHRLPRGEHGAQAAEYLASWNGDMRGDSQAAAIFTVWMRHFRQRVFSPALRGSWNTPQASKILRNLQDDVSLAYIHEMLHRKDGLWCNESTAPGRETCDDQLSAAQNSALWELHKLKGDWSMSSWHWSGIQQTVYTHLPFSQSKPLRKVFERRIENGGSENTINVAGASFAGAEGYLQKFGAGFRQIIALRGQHTEHYYMNSTGQSGNVLSPHYDDMVKPFRDVRYYTLDSSFDKKRAAVAP, translated from the coding sequence ATGCCGCGGATATCGTTTCCTCTGGCGACGCGCCTGGTGGCGCTTGTCGTGCTGCCGTTGCTACTCGGTGCGGCATGGCTGTTCGTCTCCTTGCGGGCAAGCCTCCCCCCCGAGGGCGAGCTTCGTCTCACGCGCGGGGTCTCCGCACCGGTGACGATCACGCGTGACACCAACGGTGTGCCGCACATCCGTGCAGCAAGCGACATGGATGCGTTCTTCGCCGTGGGCTACACGCATGCGCAGGATCGACTGTGGCAACTGGAACTGCAGCGCCGCATGGCGCGCGGACGCCTGAGTGAGATCTTCGGCAAGGAGAGCATCGAGACAGATGTCTGGTTCCGCACGCTCGGGTTGTATGAATCGGCCCGGTCGGCATGGCCCGCACTCAGCCCGGAAGCGCAGCGATCTCTGACGGCCTACTCCGCCGGCGTCAATGCATGGATCGCGGAAAGGCACCCGCTACCTGCGGAGTTCCGCATGCTAGGCATTGCCCCCGAGCGGTGGACCGAACTGGACTCGCTGGCCTGGATCAAGGTGTTCGCGCTTGACCTCGGCGGAAACTTTCGCCGCGAAATCGATCGCTACATTGCCAGCCAGGCATTGACGAGCGGACAACTGGCGGCGTTTTTCCCCTCCTACCCCGCGGATGCGCCGACCACGGCGACGGCGTCGAGCGATCCGCAGCGCCTTGCGGCGCTCGCCACGTTCCAACATCACCTGGAAAGCGCGTACGCGCTCGGCGGGCGCAACGTCGGCAGCAACGCCTGGGTCGTTGCTGGTCGGCACACGAAGGATGGCATGGCCCTGCTTGCCAACGATCCACATCTGGGACTGCAGATCCCGTCGCTCTGGTATGCGATCAGCGTCGACGCGCCGACCTACAAGGTGTCGGGCATGAGCCTGGTCGGGTTGCCGGTGGCCGTGCTGGGAAGAAACGCGCATATCGCATGGGGTGGTACCAACATGATGGCCGATGCGCAGGATCTGTTCTTCGAAAGGTCCGACCAGTCCGGGGAACGCTACGAAGTGGATGGCGGATGGCAGCCCTTCCGTACGCGCACTGAGACGCTGCATGTTCGCGCAGACTTCCCGCAGCAACTGCGCAAACAGTATGCGCCAGTGACCTTCAAAGTACGCCAGACGCGGCATGGCCCTGTCATCAGTGACTACTATGGGGTGTTCGATCAGCCAGTGGCACTGCGCTGGACCGCGCTCGACCCGGGCGACTCCAGCTACGAAGCGTTCTTCCGGCTCAATTACGCCACAGACTGGGCAAGCTTCAAGGCGGCGCTCGCGCACCACGTCGCGCCTGCGATGAATCTCCTCTATATCGATCGCGACGGCAACATCGGCTACCTGGGCGCAGGGCGCATTCCGATCCGCAAGCAAGGCCAAGGAACGCTGCCCTCCCCCGGCTGGGACAGCGCAAACGACTGGTCCGGACAGGTACCTGCCGCCGCTTGGCCACAGAGCTACAATCCGCCGGCCGGCTACATCGTCAACGCGAACAACAAGGTCACATCCGACGACTACCCCTATCTGATCTCCTACGACTGGGCGTCTCCTGCACGCGCGCGCCGAATCGAGCAATTGTTGCGGCAACGCATCGACACCGGACAGAAGTTGACGGTCGGCGACATGCAACACATCCAGGCCGACACCGTCGACCTGGAGGCCAGCGAACTGATGGGCGAACTCAGGCACCGGTTGCCGCGGGGAGAGCACGGCGCCCAGGCAGCCGAGTACTTGGCGTCCTGGAACGGCGACATGCGCGGGGACAGCCAGGCTGCCGCCATCTTCACCGTCTGGATGCGGCATTTCCGCCAGCGCGTCTTCAGCCCGGCGCTGCGCGGATCCTGGAACACCCCACAGGCCTCGAAGATTCTGCGCAACCTGCAGGACGACGTTTCATTGGCCTACATACACGAGATGCTGCATCGCAAGGATGGCCTGTGGTGCAACGAGAGCACCGCGCCCGGCCGCGAAACCTGCGACGACCAGCTCTCCGCCGCGCAGAACAGCGCTCTCTGGGAGCTGCACAAGCTGAAGGGCGACTGGAGCATGTCCAGTTGGCACTGGAGCGGCATCCAGCAAACGGTCTACACCCACCTCCCCTTCAGCCAGTCCAAGCCGCTCCGCAAGGTGTTCGAGCGCCGCATCGAGAATGGAGGCTCGGAGAACACGATCAATGTGGCTGGCGCGAGCTTCGCCGGCGCCGAAGGCTACCTGCAGAAGTTCGGGGCAGGATTCAGACAGATCATCGCCTTGCGCGGTCAACACACCGAGCATTACTACATGAACTCGACGGGCCAGTCCGGGAACGTGCTAAGCCCGCACTACGACGATATGGTCAAGCCGTTTCGCGACGTGCGCTACTACACATTGGACAGCAGCTTCGACAAGAAGCGAGCTGCCGTCGCGCCCTGA
- a CDS encoding cyclic peptide export ABC transporter — protein MNMFAEFSRKAPNKVFLSIVLGGLSGVCYSLLIPLIMSVLRPGDARLDEIAVEPTRVLSLEISNAPFALVFSVACFFILVSRTLSQVMLSRVAIDVASQLRTGLYRQIADAPLRALERIGSARLLTALTTDVPRIVLGARMLPDLLINIVTLIGMLGFLLVLNSDVFWFVLGCIAFGVLTYQVPMMIGRRYFIRARRGFDGLQESINGLLRGIKELKLNDRKREAYFSAVLMAYEGEVQRNEKAGHTIVRTASNYGDLLSFFVIGSIIFVFVNYRVVSNQELVGVIMALLYVTGPVSAILNYVPQLAISRVSMQRVAKLFGEIPGEDIEPRQELPRPWSSVRFEDVRYYYDGAGQGFAVGPLDLEFRKGEISFIVGGNGSGKSTLGKLLTLHYRADGGTIYFGDHAITNASIGTYRQAIGAIYSDYYLFDQILGVGDEGLAGMVEHYLRALQLDSKVTYAQGKFSTLSLSDGQRRRMALLVAMIDDKELYLFDEWAADQDPSFKSVFYDEILPALKARGKAIVVITHDDRYFHLADQVIVLGEGRVNSVDRQHAHAIDAQISPAPVVP, from the coding sequence ATGAACATGTTCGCCGAGTTTTCCCGCAAGGCGCCGAACAAAGTGTTCCTATCGATCGTGCTTGGCGGTCTCTCCGGTGTCTGCTACTCGCTGCTGATTCCCTTGATCATGAGCGTGCTGAGACCCGGCGATGCGCGCCTGGACGAGATCGCGGTCGAGCCAACCCGCGTGCTATCGCTGGAAATTTCCAACGCGCCGTTCGCACTAGTCTTCAGCGTTGCATGCTTCTTCATCCTCGTCAGCAGGACGCTGTCGCAGGTAATGCTGAGCCGAGTCGCCATCGACGTTGCGTCGCAGTTGCGGACCGGGCTGTATCGGCAGATCGCCGACGCGCCACTTCGTGCGCTTGAGCGCATTGGGTCGGCGCGTCTTCTTACCGCGCTGACCACGGATGTACCGCGCATCGTCCTGGGTGCACGCATGCTTCCCGACCTGCTGATCAACATAGTCACCCTGATCGGCATGCTCGGATTCCTGTTGGTCCTCAATTCCGACGTGTTCTGGTTCGTGCTGGGTTGCATCGCCTTCGGCGTATTGACCTACCAGGTGCCGATGATGATCGGCCGTCGCTATTTCATCCGTGCGCGCAGAGGGTTCGATGGCCTGCAGGAATCGATCAATGGTCTGTTGCGCGGCATCAAGGAACTCAAGCTCAACGATCGCAAGCGCGAGGCCTACTTCAGTGCCGTGCTGATGGCCTACGAGGGCGAGGTTCAGCGCAACGAGAAGGCCGGCCATACCATCGTGCGCACTGCTAGCAACTATGGCGACCTGCTCAGCTTCTTCGTCATCGGATCGATCATCTTCGTCTTCGTCAACTACCGGGTGGTCAGCAATCAGGAGCTGGTCGGCGTCATCATGGCGCTGCTGTACGTGACGGGTCCGGTCTCGGCCATCCTCAATTACGTACCACAGCTGGCCATCTCGCGTGTGTCCATGCAGCGCGTGGCCAAACTGTTCGGCGAGATTCCGGGCGAGGACATCGAGCCAAGGCAGGAGCTACCCCGGCCATGGAGCAGCGTCCGCTTCGAAGATGTGCGCTATTACTACGACGGTGCAGGTCAGGGCTTCGCTGTCGGCCCTCTGGACCTGGAGTTTCGCAAGGGCGAAATTTCTTTCATCGTCGGCGGCAATGGCTCGGGGAAATCGACGCTCGGCAAACTATTGACGCTTCATTACCGTGCCGATGGCGGAACCATCTACTTCGGCGATCATGCAATCACCAACGCCTCGATCGGTACGTATCGACAGGCCATCGGCGCGATCTACTCCGACTACTACCTGTTCGATCAGATTCTCGGTGTCGGCGACGAAGGACTCGCGGGAATGGTCGAACACTATCTGCGCGCGCTTCAACTGGACAGCAAGGTCACCTATGCGCAGGGTAAATTCTCCACCCTTTCGTTGTCAGACGGCCAGCGCCGACGCATGGCCTTGCTCGTCGCGATGATCGACGACAAGGAACTCTACCTGTTCGACGAATGGGCGGCTGACCAGGATCCCTCATTCAAGTCGGTCTTCTACGACGAGATACTTCCGGCCCTGAAGGCAAGGGGTAAAGCGATCGTGGTCATTACCCACGACGATCGCTACTTCCATCTCGCCGACCAGGTCATCGTACTCGGTGAGGGACGGGTCAACAGCGTTGACCGTCAGCACGCGCACGCCATTGACGCCCAGATATCGCCCGCACCAGTGGTGCCGTAG
- a CDS encoding ABC transporter permease has translation MDIRPIFSALRRHKTAAMLIVLEIAVSCAILCNAVFLIHSRLQLMDRKTGLAEGELVRIQLAKSGNDDQASARAKEDLAALRALSGVKLAAVSNSVPLGLLGRSLDVKLTPDQSPLFETAYYIGDKQLLDTMGLNLVAGRRFLSDEFIEWSALDAPNSNVGIPSAIITRAMANRLFPDQDPLGKSFYAWNDAPIKVVGVVEHLVQPHGFNDPSSYEYAIMLPVEGGFPTYLLRVDDPSRRAEVLQRAVDALKRIDPNRIILKQDTVQEMRDSYYQQDREMAWLLVIVCAALLVITALGIIGLASFWVQQRTRQIGVRRALGATRRQILRYFQTENFLLSTVGIVLGMFLAYAINYLLMSKYELPRLPLGYLPIGAIVLWLMGQLAVLVPARQAASIPPAAATRSI, from the coding sequence ATGGACATCCGCCCCATTTTCTCGGCACTACGCCGGCACAAGACGGCTGCGATGCTGATCGTGTTGGAGATCGCCGTCAGCTGCGCCATTCTGTGCAATGCGGTGTTCCTGATCCACAGTCGTTTGCAATTGATGGATCGCAAGACAGGGCTGGCGGAGGGCGAGCTGGTGCGTATCCAGTTGGCCAAGAGCGGGAATGACGATCAGGCAAGCGCACGCGCCAAGGAAGACCTGGCTGCCTTGCGCGCATTGTCTGGCGTCAAGCTTGCCGCAGTCTCGAACTCCGTGCCTCTGGGGCTGTTGGGCAGGAGCCTGGACGTCAAGTTGACACCCGACCAATCCCCGTTGTTCGAGACGGCCTACTACATCGGCGACAAACAGCTGCTGGACACGATGGGATTGAACCTGGTCGCAGGGCGGCGCTTCCTATCCGACGAGTTCATCGAATGGAGCGCGCTCGACGCCCCCAACAGCAACGTCGGTATCCCGTCAGCGATCATCACGCGGGCCATGGCCAATAGACTGTTTCCCGATCAGGATCCACTCGGGAAGTCCTTCTATGCGTGGAACGACGCGCCCATCAAGGTCGTCGGCGTGGTCGAGCACTTGGTGCAGCCGCATGGTTTCAACGATCCTTCTTCTTACGAGTACGCCATCATGCTGCCGGTGGAAGGAGGTTTCCCCACCTACTTGCTGCGCGTCGACGATCCTTCGCGCCGTGCCGAGGTGCTGCAACGCGCAGTGGACGCGCTGAAGCGGATAGATCCGAATCGGATCATCCTCAAGCAGGATACCGTGCAGGAAATGCGCGACAGCTACTACCAGCAGGACCGAGAAATGGCCTGGCTGCTGGTGATTGTCTGCGCGGCGCTGTTGGTGATCACCGCGCTCGGCATCATCGGACTTGCCAGTTTCTGGGTACAGCAGCGCACGCGCCAGATCGGCGTCAGACGCGCACTGGGAGCGACCCGTAGGCAGATCCTGCGCTATTTTCAGACGGAGAACTTCCTTCTATCCACGGTCGGCATCGTGCTGGGGATGTTCCTGGCCTATGCCATCAACTATCTACTGATGAGCAAGTACGAGTTGCCGCGTCTCCCACTAGGCTATCTGCCGATCGGTGCCATCGTGCTTTGGCTGATGGGCCAGCTGGCGGTGCTGGTGCCTGCGCGCCAGGCTGCGTCGATTCCGCCAGCAGCGGCAACACGCTCGATCTGA
- a CDS encoding ABC transporter permease, which produces MFGYYFDLALRSFKRNRMLTALMVLAIALGIGASMTTLTVFYILSGDPLPGRSQTLFYPQLDPADKENFMPGEEPEDQMTRYDAETLLRQARGDRQAVMKRGSVVVRPERVELGSFSVDARYTSGDFFPMFATPFLYGNAWSKSEDDSRSRIVVIAKSLNDKLFGGSNSVGKSVWLSQNEFRIVGVLNDWRPIPKFYDPYGSLYGETEQVFIPFSTSRDLKMDASGRMHCWGGDDLEEEPEGTTGVNAPCAWLQYWVQLDSPEKVAAYRQYLINYSNQQRAAGRYQRPTNVRLRSLMEWLDYKKVVPSDVRLQVWLAFGFLVVCLLNTSGLLLAKFLRRSSEIAVRRALGASHRTIFSQYLVEAGVIGLAGGVLGLGFALLGLWAVRQRSASYAELAQLDPAMLIVTFVLAIGTSVLAGLLPAFRACQIAPAIQLKTD; this is translated from the coding sequence ATGTTCGGATACTACTTCGACCTGGCGCTGCGAAGCTTCAAGCGGAACCGGATGCTGACTGCGCTGATGGTACTGGCGATTGCGCTGGGTATCGGCGCGAGCATGACGACACTGACGGTGTTCTACATCCTTTCTGGTGATCCTTTGCCCGGCCGGAGCCAGACGTTGTTTTATCCCCAGCTGGATCCGGCCGACAAGGAAAACTTCATGCCTGGCGAAGAGCCCGAGGACCAGATGACGCGGTACGATGCGGAGACGTTGCTGCGCCAGGCGCGCGGCGACCGCCAGGCGGTGATGAAGCGCGGCAGCGTGGTGGTCAGGCCTGAACGTGTGGAGTTAGGTTCATTCTCGGTGGATGCACGTTACACGTCCGGCGACTTCTTTCCGATGTTCGCCACGCCATTTCTTTACGGCAATGCCTGGAGCAAGTCGGAGGACGACAGCCGCAGCCGTATTGTGGTCATCGCAAAGTCGCTCAACGACAAGCTGTTCGGCGGAAGCAACAGCGTGGGCAAGTCTGTCTGGTTGAGCCAGAACGAGTTCCGCATCGTCGGTGTTCTCAACGATTGGCGCCCCATCCCGAAGTTCTACGATCCGTACGGCAGCCTCTATGGCGAGACCGAGCAAGTGTTCATCCCCTTCTCGACGTCGCGCGACCTCAAGATGGACGCCTCGGGCCGCATGCACTGTTGGGGCGGCGACGACCTGGAAGAGGAACCGGAAGGTACGACAGGCGTCAATGCGCCCTGTGCTTGGCTGCAGTACTGGGTCCAGCTCGACTCGCCCGAAAAGGTGGCGGCGTACAGGCAATACCTCATCAATTACTCCAATCAGCAGCGGGCCGCTGGCCGCTACCAGCGGCCCACCAACGTGAGACTGCGTAGCCTGATGGAATGGCTCGACTACAAAAAGGTGGTGCCGAGCGATGTGCGTCTGCAGGTTTGGCTGGCCTTCGGCTTCTTGGTCGTGTGCCTGCTCAATACCAGTGGCCTGCTGCTGGCGAAGTTTCTTCGCCGATCGAGCGAGATCGCGGTGCGCCGCGCGCTCGGCGCATCGCATCGCACGATTTTCAGCCAATATCTGGTTGAAGCGGGCGTGATAGGGCTGGCCGGGGGCGTCCTCGGCTTGGGATTCGCGCTGCTGGGCCTGTGGGCCGTGCGCCAGCGCTCGGCAAGTTATGCGGAGTTGGCGCAGCTGGATCCCGCCATGCTGATTGTCACCTTTGTGCTCGCCATCGGCACTAGCGTCCTTGCTGGCTTGCTGCCTGCGTTCCGCGCATGTCAGATCGCGCCGGCAATCCAACTCAAGACCGACTAG
- a CDS encoding ABC transporter, translating into MLEMRQVSKVYRREMVEAYPARPLDLDAKTEEFIAINGHSCFGKTAFLNIPDSHMAWENLELIGQIQALGPAVVVVTREAELVARVQHDVHVINGIATGMAGKRESLAAIAREHMLW; encoded by the coding sequence ATGCTTGAGATGCGTCAGGTCAGCAAGGTCTATCGCAGGGAAATGGTCGAAGCGTATCCAGCGCGTCCGCTCGACCTGGATGCAAAAACGGAAGAGTTCATCGCCATCAACGGGCATTCCTGCTTCGGCAAGACGGCATTCTTGAACATCCCGGATTCGCATATGGCATGGGAAAACCTGGAGCTGATTGGGCAGATCCAGGCACTGGGCCCTGCCGTGGTCGTAGTGACGCGCGAGGCAGAACTGGTTGCCCGCGTGCAGCACGACGTCCACGTTATCAATGGCATTGCCACGGGTATGGCCGGAAAACGAGAAAGCCTCGCGGCGATTGCGCGGGAGCACATGCTCTGGTAA
- a CDS encoding VWA domain-containing protein: MTDTPSTPDTPTSRAQRWRLILGQEAESSCGALPKLLQGIDQALGALYEPDGPGGLGRRGGRGASSPNVARWLGDIRRYFPSSVVQVMQRDALQRLDLTQMLLEKEMLEQVQPDVHLVANLIGLSRVIPAQTKDTARMVVRQVVERLLRQLEEPMRSAVTGALDRARRNRRPRLAEIDWHRTIRSNLRHWQPDLRTVVPQDLVGYGRKARKPQREVLLCIDQSGSMAASVVYSSIFGAVMASLPAVSTRLVVFDTEVVDMSEQLDDPVDLLFGVQLGGGTDIHRVVSYCQGIIREPHNAILVLISDLYEGGVEERLLARARELIESGVQFIVLLALSDEGTPSYDRALAAKLAALGVPSFACTPDAFPGLMAAAIRRDDIQQWAGAQGLVTVR; encoded by the coding sequence ATGACCGACACGCCATCCACACCCGACACGCCCACCTCGCGCGCGCAGCGCTGGCGCCTGATCCTGGGGCAGGAGGCCGAGTCGAGTTGCGGCGCCTTGCCCAAGCTGCTGCAGGGCATCGACCAGGCGCTGGGCGCGCTGTACGAACCCGATGGGCCGGGCGGTTTGGGGCGCCGCGGCGGGCGAGGGGCCTCCTCGCCCAATGTGGCCCGCTGGCTGGGCGACATCCGCCGCTACTTTCCGTCGTCGGTGGTGCAGGTGATGCAACGCGACGCCCTGCAGCGCCTGGACCTCACCCAGATGCTGCTGGAAAAGGAAATGCTCGAGCAGGTGCAGCCCGACGTGCACCTGGTCGCCAACCTGATCGGCCTGAGCCGGGTGATTCCGGCGCAGACCAAGGACACCGCGCGCATGGTGGTGCGCCAGGTGGTGGAGCGCCTGCTGCGCCAACTGGAGGAACCGATGCGCTCGGCGGTGACCGGCGCCCTGGATCGGGCCCGCCGCAACCGCCGCCCGCGCCTGGCCGAGATCGACTGGCACCGCACCATCCGCAGCAACCTGCGGCACTGGCAGCCGGACCTGCGCACCGTGGTGCCGCAGGACCTGGTCGGCTATGGCCGCAAGGCCAGGAAGCCGCAACGCGAAGTGCTGCTGTGCATCGACCAGAGCGGCTCCATGGCCGCCTCGGTGGTGTATTCCAGCATCTTCGGCGCGGTGATGGCCTCGCTGCCGGCAGTGTCCACGCGCCTGGTCGTGTTCGACACCGAAGTGGTCGACATGAGCGAGCAGCTGGACGACCCGGTGGACCTGCTGTTCGGCGTGCAACTGGGCGGCGGCACCGACATCCACCGCGTGGTGAGCTACTGCCAGGGCATCATCCGCGAACCGCACAACGCCATCCTGGTGCTGATCTCCGACCTGTACGAAGGCGGCGTCGAGGAGCGGCTGCTGGCGCGCGCCCGCGAACTGATCGAATCCGGCGTGCAATTCATCGTGCTGCTGGCCCTCAGCGACGAAGGCACACCGTCCTACGACCGCGCCCTGGCCGCCAAGCTGGCAGCGCTGGGCGTGCCGTCGTTCGCCTGCACGCCGGACGCCTTTCCGGGCCTGATGGCCGCGGCGATCCGCCGGGACGACATCCAGCAGTGGGCGGGGGCGCAGGGGTTGGTGACGGTGCGGTGA
- a CDS encoding DUF5682 family protein, whose amino-acid sequence MSDAISLFGIRHHGPGCARSLVAALTALQPDCVLIEGPAGTEALLPHVLEEGMQPPVALLSYCVDDPQLAVFHPYAAYSPEWQAMHWALHNGVPVRFMDVPPALTLEWQAQARAERAPAQAHDMPEQADTPLPVPDAADPDGEGSAEVRPSDPLDWLARAAGHADGETWWNHMVEERGDGQGLFDAIAEAMTAVRAHTPDHPGLRGEHEAVREAHMRSALRSAGKTFARVAVVCGAWHVPALQPDALRANSATADSRLLKAMPKRKTQSTWVPWTYRHLSMDSGYGAGVEAPGWYDHLWRSSGVHDQRAAGWYARVGRLLREHGLDCSSAHLIEATRLADTLAALRGHPAPGLEDIAEASRAVICNGDDAPMRLIRERLMIGDALGQVPDSVPAVPLQRDLEAQQKRLRLKPEALEKTLDLDLRKDTDLARSHLLHRLRLIGIEWGRLARTGQSARGTFHEIWQLAWQPHFLVDLVQASRHGQTLVDAASSMAIAQARKAEALPALSALVDQVLLADLPQAVSAIAAELEARAATDADPLALLGALPPLANVYRYGNVRQTEGHQVAHLFDSMLARAVVGLTLALSSLDEARAEQARGIVLDADRAIGLRGDADGSGNWQQALRRVALSPACNALLRGVALRVLFDTQAVQADSVHLQLQQQLSPGAEPLQAAQWLDGFLNRNATVLLHDDAVWQMIDAWVVALDEAQLVRVLPLVRRTFAAFPPADRRDLGTRVRQAQVEKTEAAVVPDWNLARAERAVPTLRELLGLPA is encoded by the coding sequence ATGAGCGACGCCATCTCCCTGTTCGGCATTCGCCACCACGGCCCCGGCTGCGCGCGCAGCCTGGTCGCCGCATTGACGGCGCTGCAGCCGGACTGCGTGTTGATCGAAGGGCCGGCCGGCACCGAGGCGTTGCTGCCGCACGTGCTGGAGGAGGGCATGCAGCCGCCGGTGGCCCTGCTGTCCTACTGCGTCGACGACCCGCAACTGGCGGTGTTCCATCCCTATGCGGCGTACTCCCCGGAGTGGCAGGCCATGCACTGGGCGCTGCACAACGGCGTGCCGGTGCGCTTCATGGATGTGCCGCCCGCCTTGACCCTGGAATGGCAGGCGCAGGCACGTGCCGAGCGTGCGCCTGCGCAGGCCCACGACATGCCGGAGCAGGCGGACACGCCGCTACCTGTGCCGGACGCTGCCGATCCAGACGGGGAGGGCAGCGCCGAGGTACGTCCGTCCGATCCGCTGGACTGGCTGGCGCGCGCCGCCGGCCATGCCGACGGCGAGACCTGGTGGAACCACATGGTGGAGGAGCGCGGCGACGGGCAGGGCCTGTTCGATGCCATCGCCGAGGCCATGACCGCGGTGCGCGCACACACGCCGGATCACCCCGGCCTGCGCGGCGAACACGAAGCCGTGCGCGAGGCCCACATGCGCAGCGCGCTGCGCAGTGCCGGCAAGACCTTCGCGCGCGTTGCGGTGGTCTGCGGCGCCTGGCATGTGCCGGCGCTGCAGCCGGACGCGTTGCGTGCCAACAGCGCCACCGCGGACAGCCGCCTGCTCAAGGCCATGCCCAAGCGTAAGACGCAGAGCACCTGGGTGCCGTGGACCTATCGCCACCTGAGCATGGACAGTGGCTACGGCGCCGGCGTTGAAGCGCCGGGCTGGTACGACCACCTGTGGCGCAGCAGCGGCGTCCACGACCAGCGCGCCGCCGGCTGGTATGCGCGGGTGGGGCGCCTGTTGCGCGAGCACGGACTCGATTGCTCGTCGGCGCACCTGATCGAGGCCACGCGCCTGGCTGACACGCTCGCCGCCTTGCGTGGCCATCCAGCCCCTGGCCTGGAGGACATCGCCGAAGCCAGCCGCGCGGTCATCTGCAACGGCGACGATGCGCCGATGCGGCTCATCCGCGAGCGCCTGATGATCGGCGACGCCCTGGGACAGGTGCCCGACAGCGTGCCGGCGGTGCCGCTGCAGCGCGACCTGGAGGCGCAGCAGAAGCGCCTGCGCCTGAAACCCGAAGCGTTGGAAAAGACCCTGGATCTGGACCTGCGCAAGGACACCGACCTGGCGCGCAGCCATCTGCTGCATCGGCTGCGCCTGATCGGCATCGAATGGGGCCGGCTGGCGCGCACCGGGCAGTCCGCACGCGGCACCTTCCACGAGATCTGGCAACTGGCCTGGCAGCCGCACTTTCTGGTGGACCTGGTGCAAGCCAGCCGCCACGGGCAGACCCTGGTCGATGCCGCGTCCAGCATGGCCATCGCGCAGGCACGCAAGGCCGAGGCGTTGCCCGCGCTGTCCGCGCTGGTGGACCAGGTGCTGCTGGCCGACCTGCCGCAGGCGGTCAGCGCGATTGCGGCCGAACTCGAGGCCCGTGCCGCCACCGATGCCGACCCGCTGGCGCTGCTCGGCGCACTGCCGCCGCTGGCCAACGTGTACCGCTATGGCAATGTCCGCCAGACCGAGGGCCACCAGGTCGCGCATCTGTTCGACAGCATGCTGGCGCGTGCGGTCGTCGGCCTGACCCTGGCGCTGTCCAGCCTCGACGAGGCCCGCGCCGAGCAGGCACGCGGCATCGTCCTGGACGCCGACCGCGCCATCGGCCTGCGCGGCGATGCGGACGGCAGCGGCAACTGGCAGCAGGCCTTGCGACGCGTGGCGCTGTCGCCGGCATGCAACGCGCTGCTACGCGGCGTCGCCCTGCGGGTACTGTTCGACACGCAGGCGGTGCAGGCCGACAGCGTGCACCTGCAACTGCAGCAGCAACTGTCGCCCGGCGCCGAACCGCTGCAGGCCGCACAGTGGCTGGACGGCTTCCTCAACCGCAACGCCACCGTGCTGCTGCACGACGACGCCGTGTGGCAGATGATCGACGCCTGGGTCGTGGCGCTGGACGAAGCACAACTGGTGCGCGTGCTGCCGCTGGTGCGTCGCACCTTCGCCGCCTTCCCGCCGGCCGACCGCCGCGATCTGGGAACGCGTGTGCGCCAGGCGCAGGTGGAGAAAACCGAAGCCGCTGTCGTCCCCGATTGGAACCTGGCCCGCGCCGAGCGCGCGGTGCCGACGCTGCGCGAACTGCTGGGATTGCCCGCATGA